One genomic segment of Scophthalmus maximus strain ysfricsl-2021 chromosome 3, ASM2237912v1, whole genome shotgun sequence includes these proteins:
- the LOC118316788 gene encoding coiled-coil domain-containing protein 22 isoform X1, translating to MEEVDTILIHALKQVGTEVSEEIDSVKQFSSELIVKAVVRCIQVIDPGLGSGLPTSLPPGMSARFRVGMSLAQACQDIGYKGEIGYQTFLYSNEPEIRSLLMCLVEKLPRESAETSDQPTGKSLVLQRAIAAAVQAQLAVPWLPTNCRLPLHVETQSPEALHSFHVLPLSLSHFTKGPGKKQLKETDYQRDTLPPVTAQLSHHASLMVSILEQHTAELSAAQEWDNEWNSQGLLSCLTPQKYRSRKLTRLRKRIKEQLCSAELPSPESAFGGPHSSSDLCELLQVFKGSAPSDHILTKSTHFSHTQKFTFEQVKTTPPAQCYKILFAVSNFCACGLVFLQESASVTSSIPSVHQSESDIQHRQQEELASLQQQFQQLCSNVDQLTADMKHMSVTNAQVLNELKHKELGNSEKEDKMQVKKKTIDLLPDADNNLLKLQALVEASTKRLVNLASQWEKRRAPLMDEHRRLKEICSNRDLESSRKLSEIKSLHDKICVSTVDARKKEDIYKQLVTELENLPRDVSRSAYTQRILEIVSNIKKQKEEITKILADTKELQKEINHLTGKLDRTFAVTDELVFKDAKKDESVRKSYKYLAALHENCNQLIQTIEETGTILREIRDLEEQIETENGNKTVANLERILDDYKSIRQENSALAAKVREG from the exons ATGGAGGAAGTGGACACGATTCTGATTCACGCTCTCAAACAAGTCGGCAC GGAGGTGAGTGAGGAGATTGACAGTGTCAAACAGTTCAGCAGTGAGCTGATAGTGAAGGCGGTGGTCAGATGTATCCAGGTGATCGATCCAGGGCTGGGCAGCGGGCTGCCCACATCCCTTCCTCCGGGCATGTCTGCTCGTTTCAGAGTGGGCATGAGCCTGGCACAAGCCTGTCAG GACATTGGTTATAAAGGAGAGATAGGCTATCAGACCTTTCTGTACAGCAACGAGCCTGAGATCCGATCCCTGCTCATGTGCCTTGTGGAGAAACTGCCAAGAGAGAGTGCTGAAACCTCAGACCAGCCAACAG GTAAATCGCTGGTCCTCCAGAGAGCCATTGCTGCTGCAGTCCAAGCCCAGCTTGCTGTCCCCTGGCTGCCCACAAACTGCAGACTGCCACTGCACGTTGAAACACAA agTCCAGAAGCATTGCACAGCTTCCACGTTCTGCCCCTCAGTTTATCACACTTCACTAAAGGCCCAGGGAAGAAACAGCTGAAAG AGACGGACTACCAGCGAGACACTCTTCCTCCTGTGACTGCTCAGctttcccatcatgcctctTTGATGGTATCCATACTAGAGCAGCACACCGCTGAGCTGAGTGCTGCTCAGGAGTGGGACAACGAGTGGAACAGTCAGGGACTCCTGTCTTGCCTCACTCCACAG AAGTATCGATCAAGAAAACTGACTCGACTGCGGAAACGTATAAAGGAGCAGCTGTGTTCCGCTGAACTCCCCTCTCCTGAAAGTGCCTTTGGTGGTCCTCACTCGTCCTCTGACCTGTGTGAGCTACTGCAGGTCTTCAaaggctccgccccctctgaCCATATCCTAACCAAGAGCACCCACTTCAGCCACACTCAGAAGTTCACCTTTGAACAGGTGAAAACCACTCCACCAGCACAATGCTATAAAATACTTTTTGCAGTGAGTAACTTCTGTGCTTGTGGGCTTGTGTTTCTCCAGGAGTCGGCATCAGTAACCAGCTCCATCCCCTCTGTGCATCAGTCAGAGAGTGATATCCAGCACcgtcagcaggaggagctggcTTCACTCCAGCAGCAAttccagcagctctgcagtAATGTCGACCAACTAACAGCAGACATGAAGCACATGAGTGTCACTAATGCACAg GTGTTGAATGAGCTAAAGCATAAAGAACTGGGGaactctgaaaaagaagacaaaatgcaggtgaagaagaaaacaattgaCCTTTTGCCAGATGCAGATAACAACCTGTTGAAGCTTCAG GCTTTGGTAGAGGCCAGCACCAAGCGGTTGGTGAACCTGGCCTCTCAGTGGGAGAAACGCCGTGCACCTCTAATGGACGAGCACCGCCGACTCAAAGAAATCTGCAGCAACCGTGAT CTGGAGTCTTCCAGAAAGCTGTCTGAAATCAAGTCTCTGCATGACAAAATTTGTGTCTCGACGGTGGACGccaggaaaaaagaagacatctaCAAACAACTG GTTACAGAGTTAGAGAATCTTCCCCGGGATGTGTCTCGGTCAGCATACACTCAGAGGATTCTAGAGATTGTCAGCAAcatcaagaaacaaaaagaggaaattacaaag ATTTTGGCAGATACTAAGGAGCTCCAAAAAGAAATCAACCACCTGACAGGAAAGCTGGACAGGACCTTTGCTGTGACTGATGAGCTGGTCTTCAAG gATGCCAAAAAAGATGAATCTGTCCGCAAATCCTACAAGTACCTGGCGGCCCTGCATGAA AACTGTAATCAATTGATCCAAACCATCGAGGAGACGGGTACGATTTTGAGAGAGATTCGAGATCTAGAGGAACAG ATTGAGACAGAAAATGGTAACAAAACTGTGGCAAACCTGGAGAGGATTCTGGATGATTACAAGTCTATTCGACAGGAAAACTCTGCACTCGCTGCAAAAGTCCGAGAAGGCTGA
- the LOC118316788 gene encoding coiled-coil domain-containing protein 22 isoform X3, translating into MEEVDTILIHALKQVGTEVSEEIDSVKQFSSELIVKAVVRCIQVIDPGLGSGLPTSLPPGMSARFRVGMSLAQACQDIGYKGEIGYQTFLYSNEPEIRSLLMCLVEKLPRESAETSDQPTGKSLVLQRAIAAAVQAQLAVPWLPTNCRLPLHVETQSPEALHSFHVLPLSLSHFTKGPGKKQLKETDYQRDTLPPVTAQLSHHASLMVSILEQHTAELSAAQEWDNEWNSQGLLSCLTPQKYRSRKLTRLRKRIKEQLCSAELPSPESAFGGPHSSSDLCELLQVFKGSAPSDHILTKSTHFSHTQKFTFEQESASVTSSIPSVHQSESDIQHRQQEELASLQQQFQQLCSNVDQLTADMKHMSVTNAQVLNELKHKELGNSEKEDKMQVKKKTIDLLPDADNNLLKLQALVEASTKRLVNLASQWEKRRAPLMDEHRRLKEICSNRDLESSRKLSEIKSLHDKICVSTVDARKKEDIYKQLVTELENLPRDVSRSAYTQRILEIVSNIKKQKEEITKILADTKELQKEINHLTGKLDRTFAVTDELVFKDAKKDESVRKSYKYLAALHENCNQLIQTIEETGTILREIRDLEEQIETENGNKTVANLERILDDYKSIRQENSALAAKVREG; encoded by the exons ATGGAGGAAGTGGACACGATTCTGATTCACGCTCTCAAACAAGTCGGCAC GGAGGTGAGTGAGGAGATTGACAGTGTCAAACAGTTCAGCAGTGAGCTGATAGTGAAGGCGGTGGTCAGATGTATCCAGGTGATCGATCCAGGGCTGGGCAGCGGGCTGCCCACATCCCTTCCTCCGGGCATGTCTGCTCGTTTCAGAGTGGGCATGAGCCTGGCACAAGCCTGTCAG GACATTGGTTATAAAGGAGAGATAGGCTATCAGACCTTTCTGTACAGCAACGAGCCTGAGATCCGATCCCTGCTCATGTGCCTTGTGGAGAAACTGCCAAGAGAGAGTGCTGAAACCTCAGACCAGCCAACAG GTAAATCGCTGGTCCTCCAGAGAGCCATTGCTGCTGCAGTCCAAGCCCAGCTTGCTGTCCCCTGGCTGCCCACAAACTGCAGACTGCCACTGCACGTTGAAACACAA agTCCAGAAGCATTGCACAGCTTCCACGTTCTGCCCCTCAGTTTATCACACTTCACTAAAGGCCCAGGGAAGAAACAGCTGAAAG AGACGGACTACCAGCGAGACACTCTTCCTCCTGTGACTGCTCAGctttcccatcatgcctctTTGATGGTATCCATACTAGAGCAGCACACCGCTGAGCTGAGTGCTGCTCAGGAGTGGGACAACGAGTGGAACAGTCAGGGACTCCTGTCTTGCCTCACTCCACAG AAGTATCGATCAAGAAAACTGACTCGACTGCGGAAACGTATAAAGGAGCAGCTGTGTTCCGCTGAACTCCCCTCTCCTGAAAGTGCCTTTGGTGGTCCTCACTCGTCCTCTGACCTGTGTGAGCTACTGCAGGTCTTCAaaggctccgccccctctgaCCATATCCTAACCAAGAGCACCCACTTCAGCCACACTCAGAAGTTCACCTTTGAACAG GAGTCGGCATCAGTAACCAGCTCCATCCCCTCTGTGCATCAGTCAGAGAGTGATATCCAGCACcgtcagcaggaggagctggcTTCACTCCAGCAGCAAttccagcagctctgcagtAATGTCGACCAACTAACAGCAGACATGAAGCACATGAGTGTCACTAATGCACAg GTGTTGAATGAGCTAAAGCATAAAGAACTGGGGaactctgaaaaagaagacaaaatgcaggtgaagaagaaaacaattgaCCTTTTGCCAGATGCAGATAACAACCTGTTGAAGCTTCAG GCTTTGGTAGAGGCCAGCACCAAGCGGTTGGTGAACCTGGCCTCTCAGTGGGAGAAACGCCGTGCACCTCTAATGGACGAGCACCGCCGACTCAAAGAAATCTGCAGCAACCGTGAT CTGGAGTCTTCCAGAAAGCTGTCTGAAATCAAGTCTCTGCATGACAAAATTTGTGTCTCGACGGTGGACGccaggaaaaaagaagacatctaCAAACAACTG GTTACAGAGTTAGAGAATCTTCCCCGGGATGTGTCTCGGTCAGCATACACTCAGAGGATTCTAGAGATTGTCAGCAAcatcaagaaacaaaaagaggaaattacaaag ATTTTGGCAGATACTAAGGAGCTCCAAAAAGAAATCAACCACCTGACAGGAAAGCTGGACAGGACCTTTGCTGTGACTGATGAGCTGGTCTTCAAG gATGCCAAAAAAGATGAATCTGTCCGCAAATCCTACAAGTACCTGGCGGCCCTGCATGAA AACTGTAATCAATTGATCCAAACCATCGAGGAGACGGGTACGATTTTGAGAGAGATTCGAGATCTAGAGGAACAG ATTGAGACAGAAAATGGTAACAAAACTGTGGCAAACCTGGAGAGGATTCTGGATGATTACAAGTCTATTCGACAGGAAAACTCTGCACTCGCTGCAAAAGTCCGAGAAGGCTGA
- the LOC118316788 gene encoding coiled-coil domain-containing protein 22 isoform X2 has translation MFKHVTGRSRREEVSEEIDSVKQFSSELIVKAVVRCIQVIDPGLGSGLPTSLPPGMSARFRVGMSLAQACQDIGYKGEIGYQTFLYSNEPEIRSLLMCLVEKLPRESAETSDQPTGKSLVLQRAIAAAVQAQLAVPWLPTNCRLPLHVETQSPEALHSFHVLPLSLSHFTKGPGKKQLKETDYQRDTLPPVTAQLSHHASLMVSILEQHTAELSAAQEWDNEWNSQGLLSCLTPQKYRSRKLTRLRKRIKEQLCSAELPSPESAFGGPHSSSDLCELLQVFKGSAPSDHILTKSTHFSHTQKFTFEQVKTTPPAQCYKILFAVSNFCACGLVFLQESASVTSSIPSVHQSESDIQHRQQEELASLQQQFQQLCSNVDQLTADMKHMSVTNAQVLNELKHKELGNSEKEDKMQVKKKTIDLLPDADNNLLKLQALVEASTKRLVNLASQWEKRRAPLMDEHRRLKEICSNRDLESSRKLSEIKSLHDKICVSTVDARKKEDIYKQLVTELENLPRDVSRSAYTQRILEIVSNIKKQKEEITKILADTKELQKEINHLTGKLDRTFAVTDELVFKDAKKDESVRKSYKYLAALHENCNQLIQTIEETGTILREIRDLEEQIETENGNKTVANLERILDDYKSIRQENSALAAKVREG, from the exons ATGTTTAAACATGTTACAGGGCGTTCGCGAAGAGA GGAGGTGAGTGAGGAGATTGACAGTGTCAAACAGTTCAGCAGTGAGCTGATAGTGAAGGCGGTGGTCAGATGTATCCAGGTGATCGATCCAGGGCTGGGCAGCGGGCTGCCCACATCCCTTCCTCCGGGCATGTCTGCTCGTTTCAGAGTGGGCATGAGCCTGGCACAAGCCTGTCAG GACATTGGTTATAAAGGAGAGATAGGCTATCAGACCTTTCTGTACAGCAACGAGCCTGAGATCCGATCCCTGCTCATGTGCCTTGTGGAGAAACTGCCAAGAGAGAGTGCTGAAACCTCAGACCAGCCAACAG GTAAATCGCTGGTCCTCCAGAGAGCCATTGCTGCTGCAGTCCAAGCCCAGCTTGCTGTCCCCTGGCTGCCCACAAACTGCAGACTGCCACTGCACGTTGAAACACAA agTCCAGAAGCATTGCACAGCTTCCACGTTCTGCCCCTCAGTTTATCACACTTCACTAAAGGCCCAGGGAAGAAACAGCTGAAAG AGACGGACTACCAGCGAGACACTCTTCCTCCTGTGACTGCTCAGctttcccatcatgcctctTTGATGGTATCCATACTAGAGCAGCACACCGCTGAGCTGAGTGCTGCTCAGGAGTGGGACAACGAGTGGAACAGTCAGGGACTCCTGTCTTGCCTCACTCCACAG AAGTATCGATCAAGAAAACTGACTCGACTGCGGAAACGTATAAAGGAGCAGCTGTGTTCCGCTGAACTCCCCTCTCCTGAAAGTGCCTTTGGTGGTCCTCACTCGTCCTCTGACCTGTGTGAGCTACTGCAGGTCTTCAaaggctccgccccctctgaCCATATCCTAACCAAGAGCACCCACTTCAGCCACACTCAGAAGTTCACCTTTGAACAGGTGAAAACCACTCCACCAGCACAATGCTATAAAATACTTTTTGCAGTGAGTAACTTCTGTGCTTGTGGGCTTGTGTTTCTCCAGGAGTCGGCATCAGTAACCAGCTCCATCCCCTCTGTGCATCAGTCAGAGAGTGATATCCAGCACcgtcagcaggaggagctggcTTCACTCCAGCAGCAAttccagcagctctgcagtAATGTCGACCAACTAACAGCAGACATGAAGCACATGAGTGTCACTAATGCACAg GTGTTGAATGAGCTAAAGCATAAAGAACTGGGGaactctgaaaaagaagacaaaatgcaggtgaagaagaaaacaattgaCCTTTTGCCAGATGCAGATAACAACCTGTTGAAGCTTCAG GCTTTGGTAGAGGCCAGCACCAAGCGGTTGGTGAACCTGGCCTCTCAGTGGGAGAAACGCCGTGCACCTCTAATGGACGAGCACCGCCGACTCAAAGAAATCTGCAGCAACCGTGAT CTGGAGTCTTCCAGAAAGCTGTCTGAAATCAAGTCTCTGCATGACAAAATTTGTGTCTCGACGGTGGACGccaggaaaaaagaagacatctaCAAACAACTG GTTACAGAGTTAGAGAATCTTCCCCGGGATGTGTCTCGGTCAGCATACACTCAGAGGATTCTAGAGATTGTCAGCAAcatcaagaaacaaaaagaggaaattacaaag ATTTTGGCAGATACTAAGGAGCTCCAAAAAGAAATCAACCACCTGACAGGAAAGCTGGACAGGACCTTTGCTGTGACTGATGAGCTGGTCTTCAAG gATGCCAAAAAAGATGAATCTGTCCGCAAATCCTACAAGTACCTGGCGGCCCTGCATGAA AACTGTAATCAATTGATCCAAACCATCGAGGAGACGGGTACGATTTTGAGAGAGATTCGAGATCTAGAGGAACAG ATTGAGACAGAAAATGGTAACAAAACTGTGGCAAACCTGGAGAGGATTCTGGATGATTACAAGTCTATTCGACAGGAAAACTCTGCACTCGCTGCAAAAGTCCGAGAAGGCTGA